Within the Nocardioides aurantiacus genome, the region CCGGATCTGCCGCCACAACTCCCCCACCACCACCGCCTCGATGTCATCTGAGAGATCCCGCAGACGCCAGCACAGCCGGCGCAGACCACCCTCGAGCTGGTGCACCACCGCGATCGCAGCCAGCTCCGCGCCCCGACCGTCACCAGCAGCTATCCGAACGAGCGCACCTAGCCCTGGATCACACGCTGCACCACGCATGTTCTCGAGGCGCTGCAACGAGCCCACACCGGCGAGCGCGGGCTCCGCAGCAGCCCATCGCGCCCATACGGGCCCCGCCACCGCTCTCTCCAGCTGGCAGGCGGTCATTCCCACGCTGAGTAGTGACGTCGTTGCTCGGTCGCGCTGGCTCATGCCAAGCAGGCTCAAGTCCGCGGTTCACCACACGGCTCACCACATGACTCACCACCCGGGGGGAGGTAGGTGCTCGCCGATCTTCAACCGCAGCTTTGGCACAACCAGCTGACTTGCCGTGCCCATCACGACGCAGGCGCACATCGGGCGACGTCGCTCAGTTGGGTGCGTTACTGGTTCAAACCCAGTATCGCCCACCAGCATTCGTGCAGGTCAGAGGCTCCTACGGGGGCCCTTTTTCGTATCCGTGCAGGGTAGGTGCAGAACGCGAGTCGGCTAGGGCCTGAGGCAGACAGCCTCAAAAGGAGCCCCGGATGACCGTCGTCGCCGTAAGCGAAGCCCCAGCCATCATCTGCCCCTCGTAGTGCCAGATCCCCGAGGCCGAACACGTCGCGGACCTTCCCGGCAACGAGGGCGTGGCCATCCACTGGTCCGCCTCCGTGCTCGTCGACCACGCAGAGGGCGCGGGGCAGGCCGAGGTCCGCGTCACCCGGCTCACCTACGTGGACGGTGTCCGCAACAGCGCCGACGGGCCGGCCGATCTGATCTACCTAGACGACACCGCCCTGACCGCGGACTAGGCGCTCCAGCTCGCCCAGAAGCTCGTCAACGCGGTTGCGACGGCACGCGCATGACCACGCCGACGCACGCGGCCATGACCTCACCCACCGAGCTCGAGGAGCCCCACGAGGCCGCACTCCGCATCGCGCTGGGCCTACGGCCGACGGCCTACGAGTGGGGTGACCCCGTCATCGACCCCCGACCGTGCCCGTCCTGGTACCTCTACGGAGAGATGGGCGAGAAGCACGACATCGAACCCAGGCGGCCGTTCGACGTGCTGCACGTACTCGGCGCTGGCCCGGATGTCGCGCTGTCTCGGTACCCGACAGTGCGCCTGGCGGGAACGGATGGAGACACGAACTGGTACTCCTGTGCGAGCCTCGAGTTGAGCGCGTCGCAAAGCGGGTCCGAGGACCCCATCGTGCGTGTCAGCCTCCCCATGACCGTGCTGGAGCGAGCTGGCGAGAACGGCATCCTGGAGCTGGCCCTGCCGGACGCCCACGAGCTCCGGACCGCCCTGACCTACATACTCGACGTCCTCGAGGGACGACGCGAGCCCGTCAAGGACGCCTCGTGAACCACAACTATCCGCCTGGCCGGTCCCCACCATCCCGCCCGCCCATGACGGCGGGCAGGTGCGCGAGGGCGTGCGGCCGGCTCACGGCTGCCGCACCTTCGCACTGGTTCTCGATCGCCACCCACTAGTTCAGTCAACTGAACTCGAACACCAAGAACCCTGATGCCTGACCAACCCGTCGTCGAGATCGTCAATGTCACGCCCGAGATGGCCGAGCAGTGGTTGTCACGCAACAGCAACAACCGCAACCTGCGCGGCCAGGTGATCGCCTCCTACGCCCGCAATATGACAAACGGCTCGTGGGTTCTCAACGGGGAAACCGTCAAGATCTCCTCGGCCGGACAGCTGCTCGACGGTCAGCACCGCCTCAATGCGGTCGTGGGTGCCGGCGTGACGGTCCCCATGATCGTGGTCCGTGACATTGCCCCCGAGGTCATGCCCACCGTCGACGCAGGAGCCCGCAGGACGTACGCAGACGCGCTCAGGATGGCCGGCGAGGGGAACACCTCAGTCCTGGCCGCAGTGGCTCGCAGGGCACTCCTCTGGGAGCGCGGCTATCCAACGAAGACCGGCAGCCTCTCCCCCACCGCCACCGAGCTCACCGCGTTCCTCGAGCAGCACACACGGCTACGCGGCTCCGCCGAGGTCGCCAGCAAGATCGCCTCCAAGACGCTGCTGCCGGCCAGCATCATCTGCCTGTGTCACTGGTTGTTCGCCGATCTAGATCCCGACGAGGCCGGCGAGTTCCTGTCGCGACTAGCGGACGGTGACGGGCTTGCGGCCGACGACCCGATCGCGGCGCTCCGGAATCGCGTAGTGAAGATGCGCGTCGGGGGCGGGCGCGTCAACGAGACCGAGGCGCTGGCACTGGTTGTGATGGCGTGGAACGCGCGGCGGTCTGGCGAGACGCGAAGCAAGTTGCAGCTGCCCCGAGGTGGGCTGACCGCTGAGAACTTCCCGGAGCCCCGTTAAGCAACCCTTCGCTCAAGCCACCGAGCCGCGGCATCTGCATCGTTCAGCTCGTCGGCCCACTGCGCCGCGATGCCGGCCAGGTGGGCCTTTGCGTCGACCCGCCGCACCAAGAACACATGATCGGCACCCTCGGTCGACCACATGGTTGACAGCGTCCCGGGCCCGGCCGGCAGTTCATTCCAGGCACTCTCAGCCAGAGCCAGCGCGGCCCTACGGCCCGAGATCAACGCCTCGCAGACCACCAGATTCGCTACGTGGATATCACTGCGACGCTCCCCCGCCCCAGAAGCTTGCCGCAGGAGATCTCGCGCTTCACGAGGGTCGGTCGGGATGAGGCAGAAGCCGAGGTTATTCATCGCGACGGCGTCTCGCGGGTTCTCACTCAGGGCATACCGGAAGAGTGCCGCAGCTTCCTCATAGCGCAGGTCGTTGAGCAATCGGATTGCCTCAGCCTGCATCCGTGAGGCAAGACTTGCCTTAACCTCGTGGAGGTCCTGGTCGTCCTGCGGGAAGACAACGCGCCGGGCGATCTCGCTATCGATCTCCTGACGGTCAAGCGTGCGCTCGTCCATCAGTGAGATGTCGCAGGGGGGCGCCTGCTGTCCCTGGTGCGCGCCGAGCGGGAACGCGCGCGGCTGCAGAGCACGCAGCGTGGAGCGCAGCTCGAGCACCGCTACGCCGCCGAGCGGGAGCTCGCGCGGGCCGCCCTGGTCGGCGCCGACGACGGGTGGGTGCGCAGCGCCGACCTCGACGAGGTCGTGCGGCTGACAGCCGTCACGGCGGCTTGGGTCGAGCTCGAGCCGGCCGAGTTCGGCCCATGCATGGAGCAGCTGCGCGAGCAGGTTGAACGCACCCGCGACGACGCCGACCTGGTCCTCGGCGCAGCGGCTGGCCCCGCTGGTGTGGTGGACGCCGACGCGTCGCGACGCCGGCGTGAGGCCGAGACCGCTGACCAGCGCGGTGCCGCCGTGGTGAGCGCCGGCATTGGAGCGGACGCGGCCGCCGATGTAGCCGCGGCCGCGGAGGTCGAGTCGGCCGCGGTCGGCGGGGACACGAGCCGGCCGGCGTACGACACCCCGGCCCGGCGCGCCGAGCTGTACCAACGCGCGGTCGCTGCGGGGGCTGATGAGGAGGTCGCAGCAGGTCGGGTGCTGTCAGCCACGGCGCAGACCGCACCGGTGGGCGAGGCGATCGGCAAGGCGTCGAGTTCGGCGGCTCCAGGCGGGGCGGCGGGTGCGAGCGCGGAGCATGCGAGGGCCACGGAGCAACGTCGCGGACACGGGGTCCAGCGATGAGCCCCGGCTCTCCCGGCTGGCCCGCGTCGCCCTGCGCATCACTCTGGCCTCGGTCCTCGGCAGCGTCTGACCCGCCGAGCGATCAGCTGGGCTGGCCCGGGTACCCGCGTCGAGTAGCCAAGACGGATCACCCACTTTCGTGTGACGATCCAGCGCATGAGGCTGCTTGGAGTTGTCACGGCGCTGCTGCTGTTCAGCGCGTGCGGTGGTGATGCCGAGCCGGAAGTAAGTCCGTCGAAGTCGGCCGGTCCCACACCGAGGCCCGCCGAGCCGGCCTAGTGTTGAGAGGCGATAGTTCAGGCAGTGTTGAGGCCTTCCGGTTGGGTCGCTTGGTCGCACCGAACTCTGGAAGGTCTCGACTCGAATTCGGGTCACGCGCTCAGGTCGTGTTGCTCACTGCCCCACCGCAGATAACATGAGCCGTCAACGGCAACGGGTTGTCCCTGATTTGCTCTGCTTCAGACCGTTGGCATCAGGAACGGCTCCAGTTAGTTTGAAGGCGTAAACACTGCGCGAAATCAGGTCGAATATAGCTGGGACCGAACCGGTCTTCGATGGAGCAATCGTGGAACTGATGCAGATCGGACGCTCAGCGACGCTCGACACCGAGCGAACGCAGGCGCGTCATCTCGACTCGCTGTCCGTCGGACTGGTGTGCATGCCGTGGGCGGTGGTGGACATGCCGTCGCTGGCGCTCAGCACCGTCGGGCCGGTGTTCGCCGACTGCCCCGAGGTTGCCGAGCTCGACGTCGTCTACGCCAACATCGCCTGGCTCGACCACCTGCGCCGCGAGGCGGACCTGGACCCGGCATACTACGAGCTCATCGTCGACGCTGAGATTTTCGGCATCGGTGAGTGGGTCTTCTCCAGCTACTTTCGGCCAGAGGTGCGTGCGGACGAGACGCGGTTCCACGATCTGATCACCTCCAGCAAACACGTAGCAGCGTACGAGGCGATGTTCGCTGCAGCGCCCGACTTTATCGACCAGATGGCCCGGCAGATCATCGCCTCGGCTCCCGATGTTGTCGGTCTGACCTCAACCTTCGACCAGAACATCGCCTCGTTCGCGTTGGCTCACCGGATCAAGGCGTTGGCGCCGCACATCGTCACCGTCCTGGGCGGCGCCAACTGTGACGGAGTCCAGGGAACAGCGGTCCATCAGGCCCGCCGCGAGCTGGACTACGTGATCCGCGGCGAAGCCGAACGTGCCATCGGGCCGTTGGTCCAGCACATCGCGGCGTCCCTCGCCGACGATCAGGAGGGACCAAGCGCCCGCGTCAACACCATTGCAGGACTGTGCTGGCGTTCATCCGATGGTGAGTCGGTCAGCAATCCGCCCGGACCGATGCCGGTTTCGATGAACCTGGTCCCCGAGCCCGACTACCGGCACTACTTCCGCGACCTGGGCCGCTCGTCGATCGACGGCACCATCGACGTCAAGCTTCCGCTCGAAGCCAGTCGCGGCTGCTGGTGGGGCGCCAAGCACCACTGCACGTTTTGCGGGCTCAACGGGTCGGCGATGACCCACCGTGCGAAACCGGCCGAACGGGTTCAGGCCGAAGCGTCGAGGGCCGTCCTCGAACACAACGTGCTGGACCTAGTCTTCAGCGACAACATCTTGGCACCCGACCACGTGACCCGACTCGTCACCGACCTGTCCCTGCCCGAGGAGTGGGACGTTCGACTGTTCGCCGAGGTCAAGTCGAATCTAAGCTTCAGCCAACTCGAGGCGCTGGCCCAGGGTGGTTTCACGCAGCTACAGCCAGGTATCGAGAGTCTCAGTTCCTCTGTCCTGAAGATCATGCGCAAGGGCGTCACCGGGTGGCAGAACGTGCGGTTCCTTCGGGACTGCGCCACGAGCCGGATCTATCCGTCCTGGAACATCCTGACCGGATTTCCCGCCGAGTCCGACGCCGACTACGTCTCGGTGATCGAATCGCTGCCCTCGCTGCACCATTTGACCGCGCCGGCGGGGGTGTTCCCGATCAAGTTGGAGAGGTTCAGTCCCTATTTCGACGACCCAGACCTTGGTCTGACGATGATCGGCCCGGCCGACCATCTGGTGCGGGCCTACGAGGGCGTACAGGAGGGATTAGACGACTTCATCTACGTGTTCGACTCCGAGCCCGCCGGCATCGGTCCCGCCAGGTTCGATCAGCTCCGCGACGCCGTTGCGCAGTGGCGCTCCTACGCTCCAACCTCTCGCCTGGTTGCGCTCGAGGGCGCCGGGCAGACCCTGACGGTTATCGACGACCGGCCCGCGTGGCCGTCGGGTGAATTCGTGTTGGAGTCGGACTTCGAGGCGCGCGCCTACCGCCTGCTAGCCAAGGGTCGCACCGTGACGGGCCTGACCAAGCGTCTGTCCGAGCAGGGCATCGAGGTATCGGAGGCCACGGCGGTCGACTTGCTGACCGAATGGACCCGCGCGGGCATCGTCTTCTGCGAGGACGACGCGTACGTAGCCCTGGCGACAGGGTTGCGGTGGTGACCGGTCAGGTCGGCGATCGGGTCGATGCGCGACGTCGACTCTTTGCCGATGTCGACCTTGCGCAGGTCGATGGCCGCTGCCACCTGGTGGATCTTGCGCAAGCCGGATACGCCGGACTGCGTCTGCATGGATGGATCGATCCGGCGGTGCTCAGCGATCTCGATCGCGTCCGACTGGTCGGTCTGCTGCGCGATGCGCGCGGAGTAGGACTCAGAGTCTCGTGGAAGGGAACCACCAACGAGCTCGATCCGGTGATGCTCTGTCACCTCGATCCGCCACGCCGTCAGGACGGATCGTTCGGTTGGGAGCCTCCGACGACACGATCGTTGTCGGTGCGCCGCGGTCCGGCCATGCTGTCGATCGACGACACTCGCGGTCCCGATCACCGCCGATTCGAGGTGGAGCGCCGCAGCGCACTGGGTGCGGTTCTGGACGGTCTGTCGTGGTCTCGCCGACTAGGCGACATCGGTGCTGATCCTCACGACCACGACCACGACCACGACGCAGACCGCCTGCTGTTCCGCTCCGGCGACTTCGTGGTGGGCGTCGCGGTTCGGCAAGGAGTTTGGTGTGCCTGAGCGCAACCTGCAGTTTCGTCCCACCCTGGCCGCGCCGCAGACCGCTACCGAACCCGAGCCACGGCGAACGATCACTCGGGTTCGGATGGGCGCCGCGGGCGTGGGCCTCCTGGTCGATGACTACCACGAAGCCAGCCGAATCCTGTCCGACGTCGACGTCTACGGCAGCGCCGGGGAGCTGACGGACAGCGTCTTTGATGACGAACCCTCGAACTCGTGCGTCGGTGGCGAGGACGCCGTCTACTCGGTCAATCAGACCGACGGCGAGCACCATCGCCGCGTCAGGCAGGCCTTGCGTCGCGTCATCGACAAGCGGGTCCGCGCGATCGCGCGCGACTTGATCGACGACGTCGACACCACGGTCGATCGGGCCCTGGGACTTGGCACCTTCGATGCAGTCGATGAGATCGGTACCCCCATCGCCAACGCGGTCATGTCACGCCTGCTCGGCCTCGACGACCGTCTGGTCGAGTCGCTGAGGGCGGCCGTCTACGGCGGCCACCCGGTCTCCCAACTCGATGGGACGTTGGTCGACTGGGTCGCCCAGCGGCGAGCCCAACCGACCGACGACCTGGTGTCGGACCTGATGGCCGAGTTGCCTTCGCTGGACGACCGCATGGTGGCCGCCAACACGCGACTCCTGGCGTTGTCCGGCGTTGAGGTCCTGGGAGCCCTCGTCACCAATGCCATCGTGTGTCTGGCGCAAGACCCGGCGACGCAGGACGCCGTTCGCCGCGATGAGGCGTTGCTGCCCGACCTGATTCGCGAGGTGCAGCGATTCGCCAGCCCGATCGCGCGCGGTGTCTACCGGATGACCAAGCAGACGTCGACGATCGGGCCCTACACCGTGCCTGCCGGGACTCTTTTGGCCATTGGCGTCGACCGCTGCAACCGCGACGCCGCCGCCCTGGCCGCAGGACACGAGTTCGATGTCGAGGCCCATCGTGGGTTCGAACAACTAACGTTCGGTCGTGGCCGCCACTCTTGTCTGGGCATACCGGTGACCCGGCTGGTCGTCACGCAGGCGATCAGGACCTTCGTGCAGCGCACCGCTGGGGTGTCTCTCACGATCGACCCGTCAGAGCTTCGTTTCCACGACACTATCGTGATGAATGGTCTCGTCGGACTCCCCATCCGTGTCGAGCTTTCGCACCATCGCGGGCTTGACCAGCCAGGCCACCACCACGATGAGCAGAGCAAGGAACGGCAGAGCGGCGAAGGCGCCCGCTGATCCGGTCGAGCCGAGCGCGACGGCCACGGCTCCGAAGCCCAGGTAGGCCGCGCCGATGACCGTGGACTCCAGGAGCGTGACCACGCCGGTCAGCGTGCCCCGGTTGTCGGCGGGCATCTCGTCCTGAATGGAGAAGTCCAGAGCGATGGCAGTGACCTCGGGCACCGATGCTGCGATCAGCACCACCGCGATCGTGATCGGCCCGACTCCGAGGCTGGCCAGGATCAGCCCTGCGGTTAGGAGGGTGAGGGTCGATCCGGCCAAGAACATCGTCGGGAATCTGCGCATGGCGCGCGGAGCGAGCAGAGGTGCGATCACCCCTAGCGTGTAGACCCCGGCCATGGTGACGGCGATCGCCGGGGTCGAGACGCTCTGGTCCTTCAGGATGGTCTGGCTGAAGATCAGGAACGGCGTGAGTGTGCCGTGCATCAACGAAGACACGACGAGCAGCAGGGCCCAGCCGCCGCCCATGGACTCCAGGACCTGCCAGCGCGAGACCGCCACCTCATCATCGGTGTCGCCCTTGCCAGCGGCCTTCTCAGCGGCCGCGGACGGGGCCGGCAGCAGCACCGTCGCCAGCACGCCGGCCAACGCCGCAGCAGTGCCCGAGATGACGTAGACCAGGGTCCAACTGAACGGCTGGATGAATCCGCCGATGATGATCGCGATCGACACCGTGGCCGCCCGGATCGCCGTGCAGCGTGACCGGAGCACGGGAAACGCGGTCTCGGCGCCCTGGCCCGATCGCTCGGCAGTCTCGTAAAGGATGACCAGTTCGGAGTTGTCGCGGAACGTCAATCCGACACCGTGGGCGAAGAACAGGATCAGAAAGAACCAGAACGACGACGGTCCGAACACCTGCGAGAACAAGATGGTCGCGATGATGACCTGGCCCAGAGCCGCTGCCGCGCGCGCTCCGATGCGGTCGACCAGCAGACCGACCGGCACGCTGGCCACCGACACCGACACGAACAGCAACGCCTGCAGCACGCTGACTTCGAACGCCGAGAATCCGAGATCGATCAGGTACAGGATGAAGATGCCCTGATGCAGCAGGGTGTTCGACAGGGCGACGTAGAGGTACAGCTTGGCGTTGACCGGCGTGGGTCGCAGTCGCGAGGAAATCACAGGCTTACCGTCCAGCGCCTCGTGGATGTTCAAGAGTTGGGTGTCTGGTGGCGATAGTGCCCCCGGGTGGCGGTGGGCTGGGCGCGAAGGCCACGCTGCCCATTGCGCGGCCCATCACACCAGGTCGATTCGTCGTTCGTCGACACCGGCCTCAACGCCCGCGATCGATAACACCAGGTCGCGCCCCATGGTCGCGCCGACGATCGTGTTGGCCGGCCCGAATGACGCGGTCATGGGTGCGGCGGCGGTCATGGCGATGGACTGAGCCGCCTGTCTTGAGGCTACGAAGCTGTCCAGGTGCGGCGGAGTGACCACTGGTCCGCTCGCCCCCACCTTCAGGCCACAGCCACCGAGGATCATGGTGGCCGAAACATCGCGGCAAACCTGGGCGCAAATCTGTGGGAGGTCGCCGGGGGTGTCTGCGGCCACCACCAGGTAACCCTCCGGGTGGACCCACGGTCGAAGATCGATCGGCGAGGTGATCGACGCGATGGCGGTCCTGACGTCGGCCTCGGGAATCCGGTCCAGGACCCAGTCGCGGGCGACGTCGACCTTGGGGCGGCCGATGTCGCAGCGACGGTAGAGGTACTGGCGATTCAGATTGCGAAGCGCGACCTCGTCCTGATCAACCAGGGTCAGCGAACTCACCCCGGCGCCGACGAGTTCGCTCAGCACGGCTGCGCCGATACCGCCCACGCCGAGGACGGTCACGGGCATGCTCTGGAGACGCCGCTGCGCCGATCCGGCGTCGAGCCCCAGTGCCGCGAAGTATTCGACCTGATTGACCCACGCCGAGTCCTGCCAGGAACGGTCAAAAGCCTCGACCGCGAACCCGAGCCGGATCAAGTGACCGACGATGTCGACGCTGTCGGAGTCGGTGGGAGCGGGCAGTCCGTTGGCATTGCTGCTGATCGCCTCGACCCAGGCCTTGACCGAGTCGGGGCAATTGCGTACCAGTAACATCGAATCCGTGTGTAGGCGCAGATCCCGGCCCTGGAAGGACCAGCGGGCGGCGGGCGACAGGACGTAGCGTTGTGACGACTGCATCAGTTCGATCCTCCTTGCGACCAGACGAGACGGCCGAAGTCGATGGCGTGCATAGGCGGCCACGGATTACCGGTAAGGCCCGGTCGCTGCAACCAGTGTCCCTGCAGATCGAGCAGGGGGATCACAGGGCACCGTTGGCGTCGTGCGGTCTCAAGCGCTCGCTTCGCGTCGAGATCGTCGGGGTCTTCGGACAATCGCTCGATTAGCGGACCGAGTTGCGGGTCTGCTCTGGTCGGATCGAGCAGATCGATCGATGCGAGGGGCGCGTCGAAATGCGGGCCTCGCAACGCGAGGAGCAGGTCACAGGTTTCAGCCGATCCCGATACGAAGTCGAGCCGCCGCACGATGACGTCATAGCCAAGGTTTCGGTGGAGTTGATCGGCGATCTCGTCGGCTACCTGACGATTGGGGTAGTAGTGCCAGTAGCCGAGCCGCACGCTGATCCTGCGACCGATGGTGGCTGGCCGCAGTTCGCGGTGGAACGGCGGCGCGGCCGACGTGACACCGTGACCGCAGGCCGCCACCACATCGGGGTAGCGCAGCGCTCCGAGCACGCGGCGGCGTGCCTCGGGATCGGCGGCGAAGCTCGACCCCGGCACGAACTCGAGGCAGAACTGAATGGCCACATCGTTCGTGCGAAAGTCGGCACGTTCGGCGTAGTCGGGGATTCGATACAGCGGGAAGGCCGTCGCGCAGGTGACGTCGACGTCGCCGCGGTCGTACCGTTCGGGGGCCTCGTGCGGATCGCGCCGCACCACGACCCGCACCGGCGGAGCGGACGCGTGTGCCGGCGAGAGCATGTACTCGTCGTCGGCCACCAGCTCGGCCGGCAGGTAGGGACCCGTTGACAGTTCACCGCACGCCGAGATCGGTGCCAGATCGACGCTACGCAGTAACGCCGGCAGGTGCGGCGCGGGTCGGCGAAGGTCGATCGTCAGGTGGTCGGCATCGGCGTGGACGCCGCGCGCGTCGAGCAAGAATCGTTGCAGGGCCGGCACCGCCAGTGCCCGACGGATCGCCCGCGCGTGGTCACGCGCCCGGACCGGACTGCCGTCGCTGAAGGACGAGCCACGCGCGACGCGATACTGCTGCTGGCAACCGTCGGCAGACACTTCGATCAGGTCGACGAGACTGCGTTGGCTAGCCGAAGCCATCCAACGACTCAGGTAGTCACCGCTGGTCGGACCGGCCCACACCAGCGGGTGATCGTCGATCTCGACGACCACCTCACGCGCCGATGTCATCGGGTCGAACTGCTCCCGCCGACGACGGCGATCGGCCGGGCGTCCGGAGAGTCGTCGATCTGCGCACAGATCGACGCCACCGCCCGCGCTGCGTTCTGAACTCCTCCGGCCGGCTGATGCTCGACGAGACGGTCACGATCTTCGGGGCTCAGCGGCTGCAGAGCGTCGAACATGGTCGCCTGCACCGCGGTGAGTCGAACTGTTGCGACTTCGGCTTCGGTCGGCCGGAACGCCACGCAGAACACTGGCCGTAGATAGTCGGCTCGCCAGACCAGTTCGACCGGATCGGAGATCAGCGAGAGGACGTCCACGTGGAGTCGTTCCTTGAGGAACGGCGGCTTGGCGGTGTCGACAATCGGTTGTCGATAGACGTTGACCAGCTCTTCTTCGACCTCGTCGCCACGGAACTCCACCAGCATGGCCTCGTAGGTCAGCAACTCCGATGCCGCCAGAGCCGCGTCGCCGTCGAGGTCGGACACGATGTCGGCCAGCACGTCGCGGATCGGCCGATCACTCTGCTTCAGCAGCTGGTCGAAAACCTGCACGTACGTCATTCCCGCGACCTGTTTGAGGAACCGCAGAAGGTGATAATAGCGGCGGGTAAAATAGCGGGCCAGCCGCAGTACATCGACGTAGAAGTCGTATGACCGGTTGCCGTCTTGGATGAAACTGAATCCCGTGAAGACATCCCGCTCCGCCTCGACCAGGTCTCGAACGTCACTGGGCAGGAAGGTGCCCATGCCGTCCTGGCCGATGTCGAGGGGCTCGAGCCGGTCGCGATACTCGCTAGTAACGACGGCGCCCGGCAGTGGCTGCAGCACACTCAGATCGCTGCTGCTGGCACCGTAGGAGATCGCGTCGAACACGACCTCCAGGGCGCTCTCCAGGTCGTCGTCGGCCTCGTCCGGGTAGCCGATGATCGTGTTGGTCTCGAACTGCAGTCCTTCTTCCTGAGCCGACGAGAAGAATTGGTAGGTCCGCTTGGTCGACGGCATCTTGAGCATTGCCTTGAGGATTTTCTCCGAGCCGGCGTCGGTGCCGCAGAAGATGTTGAAGCAGCCAGCCTCTCGCATGCGGCGCAACAACTCGGGGTTGACGTTGTCCGGTCGGATGGCGCAACCCCATTCGAAGGAATCGTTGTGTTCGGCGAAGTAGGTGAGGAACTCGTCGAGATAGCGTCGGTTGTTGCCGAAGTTGTCGTGCAGGAAGTTGAACTGGGTGACGCCGTAGGTGCGCTTTAGGAACCGCAACTCCTCGAGGATGACTGCAGGATCCTTGATTCGGAAGTCACGATCCCAGAACGTCGACGTCATGCAGAACTTGCACGAGTAGGTGCAGCCCGAGCCGATGTGCACGTCGAAGATGTGCGGCGTCGACTGCACGATGTAGTCGTGCATGGGCACCAGGCCGTAGGCAGGCATCGGGATCAGGTTGAGGTTCGTGGTGGGCTGTGGTCCGGGAGATACGAGCGCGCCGTCGCGCCACGACCAGAAGCCCGGCACCGCGTGCGGGTCGAGTCCGTCGGCGATCGCGTCGACCAGAGCGGCCAGCGCCAACTCGCCCTCGCTACGGCACACGAAGTCGACGCAGTCGGCAAAGCGATTCAGCGCGCCCGGGAAGATCCCGAACGTGCCGGGGCCGCCGAAGACCACCGTAACGTCAGGACGCAGCGCTTTGAGGTGCCGCCCGATCAACAGACAGCTTGGCAGCGTGTCAGCCAAGCAGGTCAGCCCGACAAGGTGCGGCTCGGATTCGAGCAGTCGCGCACAGGTGGCCTGAAGCCAGTCATCGTCGCCAGGATTAAATTGACCGATCCGGTGCTCGTATTCGAGGTCGACGATCAGCGTGTCGTGACCGCGCTCCACCAGCGGCGAAGCGATGCACAGCAACCCGAGCGGGACGAAGAACGGAGAGTTGATGTCAGCATTGATGAGCGGGCGACCCAGTGTCAGCCGAAGAGATGCCGAGGACTTTTGGAA harbors:
- a CDS encoding RiPP maturation radical SAM C-methyltransferase — protein: MQIGRSATLDTERTQARHLDSLSVGLVCMPWAVVDMPSLALSTVGPVFADCPEVAELDVVYANIAWLDHLRREADLDPAYYELIVDAEIFGIGEWVFSSYFRPEVRADETRFHDLITSSKHVAAYEAMFAAAPDFIDQMARQIIASAPDVVGLTSTFDQNIASFALAHRIKALAPHIVTVLGGANCDGVQGTAVHQARRELDYVIRGEAERAIGPLVQHIAASLADDQEGPSARVNTIAGLCWRSSDGESVSNPPGPMPVSMNLVPEPDYRHYFRDLGRSSIDGTIDVKLPLEASRGCWWGAKHHCTFCGLNGSAMTHRAKPAERVQAEASRAVLEHNVLDLVFSDNILAPDHVTRLVTDLSLPEEWDVRLFAEVKSNLSFSQLEALAQGGFTQLQPGIESLSSSVLKIMRKGVTGWQNVRFLRDCATSRIYPSWNILTGFPAESDADYVSVIESLPSLHHLTAPAGVFPIKLERFSPYFDDPDLGLTMIGPADHLVRAYEGVQEGLDDFIYVFDSEPAGIGPARFDQLRDAVAQWRSYAPTSRLVALEGAGQTLTVIDDRPAWPSGEFVLESDFEARAYRLLAKGRTVTGLTKRLSEQGIEVSEATAVDLLTEWTRAGIVFCEDDAYVALATGLRW
- a CDS encoding DUF5825 family protein, encoding MTGQVGDRVDARRRLFADVDLAQVDGRCHLVDLAQAGYAGLRLHGWIDPAVLSDLDRVRLVGLLRDARGVGLRVSWKGTTNELDPVMLCHLDPPRRQDGSFGWEPPTTRSLSVRRGPAMLSIDDTRGPDHRRFEVERRSALGAVLDGLSWSRRLGDIGADPHDHDHDHDADRLLFRSGDFVVGVAVRQGVWCA
- a CDS encoding MFS transporter — its product is MNIHEALDGKPVISSRLRPTPVNAKLYLYVALSNTLLHQGIFILYLIDLGFSAFEVSVLQALLFVSVSVASVPVGLLVDRIGARAAAALGQVIIATILFSQVFGPSSFWFFLILFFAHGVGLTFRDNSELVILYETAERSGQGAETAFPVLRSRCTAIRAATVSIAIIIGGFIQPFSWTLVYVISGTAAALAGVLATVLLPAPSAAAEKAAGKGDTDDEVAVSRWQVLESMGGGWALLLVVSSLMHGTLTPFLIFSQTILKDQSVSTPAIAVTMAGVYTLGVIAPLLAPRAMRRFPTMFLAGSTLTLLTAGLILASLGVGPITIAVVLIAASVPEVTAIALDFSIQDEMPADNRGTLTGVVTLLESTVIGAAYLGFGAVAVALGSTGSAGAFAALPFLALLIVVVAWLVKPAMVRKLDTDGESDETIHHDSVVETKL
- a CDS encoding HesA/MoeB/ThiF family protein, encoding MQSSQRYVLSPAARWSFQGRDLRLHTDSMLLVRNCPDSVKAWVEAISSNANGLPAPTDSDSVDIVGHLIRLGFAVEAFDRSWQDSAWVNQVEYFAALGLDAGSAQRRLQSMPVTVLGVGGIGAAVLSELVGAGVSSLTLVDQDEVALRNLNRQYLYRRCDIGRPKVDVARDWVLDRIPEADVRTAIASITSPIDLRPWVHPEGYLVVAADTPGDLPQICAQVCRDVSATMILGGCGLKVGASGPVVTPPHLDSFVASRQAAQSIAMTAAAPMTASFGPANTIVGATMGRDLVLSIAGVEAGVDERRIDLV
- a CDS encoding B12-binding domain-containing radical SAM protein, giving the protein MPGAADSLRAAGRKQLALSVSGQGQLPFQKSSASLRLTLGRPLINADINSPFFVPLGLLCIASPLVERGHDTLIVDLEYEHRIGQFNPGDDDWLQATCARLLESEPHLVGLTCLADTLPSCLLIGRHLKALRPDVTVVFGGPGTFGIFPGALNRFADCVDFVCRSEGELALAALVDAIADGLDPHAVPGFWSWRDGALVSPGPQPTTNLNLIPMPAYGLVPMHDYIVQSTPHIFDVHIGSGCTYSCKFCMTSTFWDRDFRIKDPAVILEELRFLKRTYGVTQFNFLHDNFGNNRRYLDEFLTYFAEHNDSFEWGCAIRPDNVNPELLRRMREAGCFNIFCGTDAGSEKILKAMLKMPSTKRTYQFFSSAQEEGLQFETNTIIGYPDEADDDLESALEVVFDAISYGASSSDLSVLQPLPGAVVTSEYRDRLEPLDIGQDGMGTFLPSDVRDLVEAERDVFTGFSFIQDGNRSYDFYVDVLRLARYFTRRYYHLLRFLKQVAGMTYVQVFDQLLKQSDRPIRDVLADIVSDLDGDAALAASELLTYEAMLVEFRGDEVEEELVNVYRQPIVDTAKPPFLKERLHVDVLSLISDPVELVWRADYLRPVFCVAFRPTEAEVATVRLTAVQATMFDALQPLSPEDRDRLVEHQPAGGVQNAARAVASICAQIDDSPDARPIAVVGGSSSTR